One stretch of Oncorhynchus clarkii lewisi isolate Uvic-CL-2024 chromosome 3, UVic_Ocla_1.0, whole genome shotgun sequence DNA includes these proteins:
- the LOC139392791 gene encoding m-AAA protease-interacting protein 1, mitochondrial: MMQRFTCIATCRELRGLVKGSYVSSLASPLNRTYSTMPKQPLCRSSTSIYTCAAGPLGEPTARCSLHNFRRQSGVFSHEKYRHYCTESENERKRTGGHGHHGITVVGIPDPLTWIRNKVHIYLIELYFQLGINNVEFDNGVKQALVHVSTMMSNGNFEELRGLVSTEMVVYAQQRCRALSETQRRHLAISLDDIIFILPEEVSIVFDSNGRKFCFIVMRFWHMSTADVPEDPESTKIFKMAATEEDGPQKKIVTAVYEFHRELTRGAEPDWTVTNIWHWHWKQIG, encoded by the exons ATGATGCAGCGGTTTACATGTATCGCCACGTGTCGTGAGCTCCGCGGGTTAGTAAAGGGCTCATACGTGTCATCGCTGGCCTCCCCCTTGAATAGGACCTATTCCACGATGCCAAAACAGCCCCTATGCCGTTCATCGACGTCTATCTATACGTGCGCCGCGGGTCCGCTTGGAGAACCGACCGCACGATGTAGCTTGCATAACTTTCGGCGACAAAGTGGGGTTTTCTCCCATGAGAAATACAGACACTACTGCACAGAGAGCGAGAATGAACGGAAGCGCACTGGCGGCCATGGTCATCATGGCATCACAGTTGTCGGCATCCCTGATCCACTCACGTGGATTCGGAATAAAGTCCACATCTACCTGATAGAACTCTATTTTCAATTGGGCATTAACAATGTGGAATTTGACAATGGAGTCAAGCAG GCACTGGTCCATGTCTCCACCATGATGTCCAATGGCAACTTTGAGGAGCTGAGAGGGTTGGTATCAACAGAG ATGGTGGTCTATGCGCAACAGAGGTGTAGGGCTCTCTCAGAAACCCAAAGAAGACATCTAGCTATCTCATTGGACGATATTATATTTATTCTGCCAGAGGAAGTTTCCATAGTTTTTGATTCAAATg GTAGGAAGTTTTGCTTCATTGTGATGAGGTTCTGGCATATGTCCACTGCTGATGTTCCTGAGGACCCGGAGAGTACCAAGATATTCAAAATGGCCGCCACTGAAGAAGACGGCCCACAGAAGAAGATAGTGACAGCTGTCTATGA attCCACCGGGAGCTGACCAGGGGAGCTGAACCTGATTGGACAGTCACTAACATCTGGCACTGGCACTGGAAACAGATTGGGTGA
- the LOC139392799 gene encoding EF-hand domain-containing family member B, whose amino-acid sequence MNMIERNATNTWKYTESLPNIRRAGKLIPVGDRAKACLQEISPKPQTPPVVRKFLNTTRPGAGAIRVFHGKANDPDIASTLVHGVSSQASISGGLVINPPPKTIYQQRLHQLSEAGYSTNQKAPLGRSHDQSPGLPNCLDIGNATFGVKSPKSAAAGVIINPPKSAEQVATEAQEGHQSYIRSHNAYFVGEQVDRKYKWSHYGKDGRFGVPTPHHNDGRSVSKSLHWLCDTQKHNSAKFVSLRCDDFRERTQPQIGKVHDPIADTLKVPAGHTFGILMRPDDFGAGDLLHSTPPAEYQKGTDRQRTLVSAVRQHLKKVNFHHFNSLLQAFRHYDKKGQGVIDKEDLQDVCRQFNLDLSGPMLDDLMEYCDVDKDGLINFLEFANFLNWKDKMPISKVEQRILTSECKTSTAPDNMQRETLLVRPAASEALARPEDLEPAEVGSMLKTPKTLNRPRTIQDRFVTSSSLIRAVVGVLPTTDYRMYGTPTVRTDLAAPRIKRVSDSTNYGDQTTAFDLLYPTLHSLRGVHKEHFFCPRTKEEIADIFRNVGESISAETFEEVWKLASMRHPTGDVCVEIFRDVLKEIQAN is encoded by the exons ATGAATATGATAGAAAGGAATGCAACCAACACCTGGAAATACACCGAAAGTTTACCGAATATTCGAAGG GCTGGGAAACTTATTCCTGTAGGTGACAGAGCTAAGGCTTGCTTACAAGAAATATCACCCAAG CCCCAAACCCCACCAGTAGTGAGGAAGTTTCTCAACACAACACGCCCAGGTGCAGGGGCTATCCGAGTGTTCCATGGGAAAGCCAACGACCCTGATATTGCCAGTACTCTAGTTCATGGAGTGAGCAGCCAAGCTTCTATTTCT GGTGGATTAGTGATCAACCCACCACCTAAGACCATCTATCAACAGAGGTTACATCAGCTCAGTGAAGCTGGGTATTCCACCAATCAAAAAGCCCCCCTGGGCAGGTCACATGATCAAAGCCCTGGGCTTCCAAATTGTCTCGACATTGGCAACGCCACATTTGGTGTGAAATCCCCCAAAA GTGCAGCTGCAGGTGTGATTATCAACCCACCTAAAAGTGCAGAGCAGGTGGCGACAGAGGCTCAGGAGGGACACCAGTCTTATATCCGCTCCCACAATGCCTACTTTGTCG GTGAACAGGTTGATAGGAAATACAAGTGGAGCCATTATGGAAAGGACGGCAGGTTCGGAGTGCCTACTCCCCACCACAACGATGGACGCAGTGTCTCCAAATCTCTCCACTGGTTGTGTGATACTCAGAA GCATAACAGTGCAAAGTTTGTTTCTCTGAGATGTGATGACTTCAGGGAAAGGACACAGCCACAGATTGGCAAAGTGCATGACCC CATAGCAGACACATTGAAAGTGCCAGCAGGTCACACATTTGGAATCTTGATGCGGCCAGATGACTTTG GTGCGGGTGACCttctccactcaacccctccagCAGAGTACCAgaaaggcacagacagacagcgcACCCTGGTCAGTGCTGTACGCCAGCACCTCAAGAAGGTCAACTTCCACCACTTTAACTCCCTGCTGCAGGCCTTCAGGCACTACGACAAG aagggtcagggtgtgatcGACAAGGAGGACCTGCAGGACGTGTGTCGTCAGTTTAACCTGGACCTGAGTGGGCCGATGCTGGATGACTTGATGGAGTACTGTGACGTGGACAAAGACGGACTCATCAACTTTCTGGAGTTTGCCAACTTCCTCAACTGGAAGGACAAAATGCCCATCAGTAAAGTGGAGCAGCGCATTCTGACCAGTG AGTGTAAGACCAGCACAGCCCCagataacatgcagagagagactctCCTTGTGAGACCTGCAGCCTCAGAGGCTTTGGCCAGACCGGAGGACCTGGAGCCTGCAGAGGTGGGCAGCATGCTGAAGACCCCCAAGACCCTCAACAGACCCAGGACCATCCAGGACCGCTTcgtcacctcctcctctctcatccggGCTGTCGTGGGTGTTCTCCCTACAACTG ACTATCGTATGTACGGGACTCCCACAGTGCGCACCGACCTGGCGGCCCCGCGGATCAAGCGCGTCAGCGACAGCACTAACTACGGTGACCAGACCACGGCCTTTGACCTCCTGTATCCTACGCTGCACTCCCTAAGGGGAGTCCACAAGGAGCACTTCTTCTGCCCCCGAACCAAAGAGGAG ATTGCTGACATATTCCGAAATGTGGGCGAGAGTATTTCCGCGGAGACATTTGAGGAGGTGTGGAAACTGGCATCCATGAGACACCCCACTGGGGACGTGTGTGTGGAGATTTTCCGGGACGTTCTAAAGGAAATTCAAGCTAATTAA